taaaatgtctcatcttgccaaaccatCACTGACCCAAGTACATTTTTTTCATGAGATCAAACTTTCATCCCAAAGCCATTTGTGCATATAATGGTAATTTGTGTGTTAACTATCACAGGTACAAAAttaaagtatacttaaaacataatgaaataCTAGCAAGTAGATTTTTAGCAGATTGTTATTTTTGTGctaaataaaagtgtaaaagtgATACACTACAAATATTCTCAATCAAAGTATAGTTCAACTTTAATAATGCACTTAAAAAAAGTATACTAAATACCgggtataaaaaaaacatttttagtgtattaaaatacaCAGTGTCTCAAAATACAACAGATGAGCATACTTAGATGTTCTTAagtttaatattatattataaaatagtCTTTACGTAAATTAGTGTATGAAAATAGTACATCTATTAAGTGCACTTAgataaattgtattttagtgcactatTTTGTTTCACCTGGAATATTAAGCCCATGATTTTTAGCAAAAAATTGTCactgaaaacaaaataaataaattgaatacCAATAGGTTACACAAGAACTAAATGTGAccctaaagtctcataatcaaaaaatgagattaggagcataactgattgatttcaatctttgacatgactttagtcagaattaaagatatcaaagttttatttcacagaatgttctttatattataggttttttatattttaggttaattttatgtagaaaacattaaatcataaaaaaagaCAACATACAGAAATTGACTTGGGATAGATATTCACCAGATAGCTTGACTAACCTTTTTAACCTGTCATCTTTTGCACTGCGATCATTGTcttaattgtatattatttctgtttatttattttcctgtaattattatttattgtacACAGCATATGGAGAGCGCTCCTAATTTTGTTGTATTGTAAAGTACGATGACAACCAAggcattcaattcaatttaattttaagcTCAAAAGTTTCAGATTTAATTTGATGATAATACAGACGTGAAATTCTGGTCAAGAAGCATAAGGGATCCCTTTAACTGTGGGAGATTACAGAGGGCACGACAGGTGACTGGAGGAATAATTCATTGTGTTACTCTGTTCTGTGGCTGCACACCACCATACAATTATAGTGATTAACAAACAACAGATTAGAGATAACCTAAATACTTCAGATATTGTTTGTTTCGATTCATATTGACCTCGTTTTTTTGCAACACCACAACTGTAAACCAATAAAATGCTTACATttgttatacatttaagaaaggAATCAAATTCAATAAACTGGTTTTTGACTGCTCACATAAATTGTAAAAATCAACCAAACTTAGTGCAAGAACTCTGTGGTTTTATTTTCGTCTGAGACTTACCGGCAACACGAAAGAGACACATCGCTGGTTCCTCTCAGCTGTGGGTTTAAAGGAtgaaatgaaacattttacaaatacacatttctCCATTTGACACAAGAAATATCAAAtatgaaaatgtcaaatttatTACACAAGTTATAACAAAGTTTAACTACTTACTAGCCGAGTATTTCCAGTAAAAGTGCTCCTTGAATAACAGATAATAAAAGATCCTCAAGTTCTCTCAACATGACATCATGTCTGTACTGCTTCATTCCGAGGGAAAACATGAATGGATTAAAGGTCCTGTATGTACGTACACCCACTGCTATCAGCACTTTTTTTCCAAAAGCCATCACTTAATGGCAGAAAAATCCTTGGATTATATGCTGTTTAATGCAGTATGCTAAAATGATGGAGAGCAGAAATGACCTACTGGGCTCCAATGGCACATACAGATAAAATAAAATCCTTTTATACGTAAAACAGACGGTTGTGGCCATTAAATGCTACCAGACTTTTCAGGAAACATTTATAACATCCGTCTATAACAACTTTAATGAAACAATTTTATATAAcatgtaaattaaataaaaaagaatggTGCATAATGTGCCATTTTATGAAAGTACACAGGAGTTTCTACCATCTGCTTTGGTGTTTccacaagttttgtgaaatGGCAAAGGACTTTTCAAAATTCATGGGATAAAATTCTGGATCATTTTCTTTCATTATAGAATCTGAAAGTGCGATGgtcaagtgtttttttttttcagaagtgCTGCTCGTGTGACAAAGGTGATACCTGTAGTAATCAGATTGTACTGCCTCATAGAAGGGAGGTAAACAAATCCTTGTGTAATTTGCAGAACAAAAACTGAATATGATGTTGACATTGTTTAATAATTTAGTTTGTTGGCAAAATTCAACAACTGCGTGAAGGTAAATAGTGTAATCTTGGAATTGTtttgcatcatttcctcagttgccgctgagacaggaaaaatactttcaatgatgtaaaaatcatcattttaccaaattctaaatgtatgttacattttgactacaaatatgacacactttcaataaagattaatgtttctacgggggGAAAAGCtcctttaagtgctataattgggtccccagtgcttccatcaacctagaaaacgtaaaaaaatatttttttttggtaaaccattctctccaagcatgtgaaaaattaggtcgttcagattttgcctgttttgttAGGTACGTAGGccaattataataataccgccccttaatctgcactatccaaccacagcactgctgtttagtacagagagaaagagaaaaaataattgacagcacaatcgAGTTTCAATAGGGCTTGGGCGCCGCGTTGCATTCTGGGATGTGGCGGCCATGTTGATGGCCTCGCGAATGTAAACATACAGCAAGTCGAATGAGGAGAAGCAGCAGAGTTGGGAGaatgaaatgaaagaaaaaatatgttaaaatccTGAAAAAGATGTGGAATTTACTGGGATACGTTAAATAGGGAAGCAGGGACCGGTATGTGGACAAAGTCAGAACTATTAACGGTTTGGATCCATATGAACAAGAGTGAATAAAGAGCCTTTTTAAGATAACAGCGGTGGTGTTGTGAGAGCACGATTTCACGCCAAACTGTAAGCAAAGTCACGTATGACCTAGCTtcactgccctacaaaggctaagtgcagtaactacgcaaactctgaaactgagaaaaatgcccttaaagtttttgccagtcaaacatgttactgcaattttggcaTACACGGTTCTCTAAAAAAATGGGaaaaattgaaccaggagacaaagcccatttcaacctttaactcaattttgaccaaatacgtagttactgcgctttggctttgtagggcagtTTACAACTCGCTTAGTTAATGCAGCAGTTTTGTAGTACGAATTTTTGCTGTCAGCAGAGGGATAGCAACAGAAAGATAAATGATGAAATTGTTTCCATTTTTGATTGAGTAAACTGGGACATTTCCCTTATTTCACTGTTTAATTACcctatgtaaattaatattcaGATGTAACGCTTCacttttgtatatataaatgtcaTTAGTATGTATACACATTACTGAGGGGTTGAGGTTAATTTTTGGTTTCCTACATAGAATAAAACATAATGAAGTGTTGTCTTTATCTCTCATTTTTAATGTAAAGTGTTCCTTTATTATTTATACAGCAATGGTTTTCCATGGTTGAAATAATAATGCAAAATTAATCAAATTAAGACACACGACTGAGAGGAAGTATGTCTATGAACAGAGCGCAGTAGTCCTAAGCCGTTTCTCAAtttcaaggaaggatcctcggaagccagaatttcgaggatgctccATCGAAATTTCAGCCAGTCCTTCgttcgagaaatatcccatgtacaggaaaggatgcatatgtgtatccttTGCGCTCGTCAGGCGCTGAAATCACCTACAATCCCATGCGCGCAGCACCAAAAGCACACCTTTCattgacgtgcacttgctagcctctgaaggaagtgacttgtaaggactagtcctgccaaggaagtatccttgatattgagaaacagccctaGTAGCAGTAAAGGAGGCAATCAACATGGCCGCCACGCCAACAGCTAATTTTTGCAATGAGCTATAAAAtgggaattttaacatgctataataaattagctgtggggtattttaaaacttcacataagctctttggggacaccaaagatttattttacatcttaaaacaTCTTATTATACGACgcctttaaaatttaaattcatacatctgaaagctgaataaagcTTTGTTTTGGTGTGTGATTGGTTAGGATATGACAATATTTTGCCGAGATCCAACCATTTGACAAAACTTGAATCCGAggctgcaaaaaataaatttttttgtgaaaatcacctttagagttgtccaaataaagtattatttggcaacacacaaaaaaattatttatcattggtaatatttacagtaaaaaagtCATCATGGTACATTcctttacttaaagggatagttcaccttaaaaagaaaattgtgtcattatttactcatcctcatgttgttctaaacctgtatgaatttcttttttctgatgaacacaaaagaagatattttgagcacaGCTAagggtacccattaaattccatcatttgttttttcctactatggaagtcagtggtcacttactgctgtgtgtttaccatcatttctcaaaatatcttcttttgtgtttatcagaaaaaagaaattcatacggGTTTAGAAAAACATGACGATGAGAAAATGACATTTTAAGGTGAACCATCCCATTTATTCTCCTAAggattttttgcattaaaaattgaTAATTTTGTAAGGCTACAGCTACAAACATACCCGTGCTACTTGTAACTTTCAATAATAAGCTAcatctattaaaaaaaacattaaataagaCAAGAGACACCGGCTAGATAGAGAACAATTTTCCATTTAGTAAACAAACTGGCGCCAAATAAACGTCAAACACTCCACCAAGTTCATGTCACGCAAAGAACAGCTGGTCCAATATTTGACCAAATGTTTGGCTACATAAGAACACATGCTTGATTTGTAAGGAATTTGCatcataaacttttattttggtaaAATCATACAATAAACGCACAGCCGAGTCCTCTCATGCAGTGCATAGCCTATATGCTACGACAAAGCAAAATCTAAATCTAGTAAGCTCTGGTGTCCTCTCAGGAAGCCAATCACCTCTTTCCATTCAAATGGAGGGCATGGGGGTGTGATATCAGTGTTTTAATACATAGTAAGACTTATTGCTAGCGTGGACACTTGCGGCTCCTCCTGAGAAGACCAAAACCCAGAGCTGCCATATATGTAAATACAATGAAGATTAACCACATGTTTAAGATCGCCATGTGCCAGACAATGACagaaacaaacataaacagAACAAATGCCAATCAGAAATACAgaagaaataaacaaacacacacatatttggAGAATCTGGACACTGTGCACTGATATTTAGGCAATTGTTacgtttttccttttttattttttttaaatgacttttaaTTCCAAACCTTggcatgtttttatttatatccaCAAATTTCCAATTTCGAAAGCCAATTGGTAATTCCACATCCGCGTGCGGCCGTCGAGACTTCGACAGCTGCAGATACCGAGCAAGTCCAACATGtctgaaacattaaaaaagCTCACACTACCCCGAAATATAGAAACTTCACGCATACAGGTGACATTCAACATTCAAGTGCCAGTGTTTAAGTATTGTCTTTTGGTCAAGTTACTTGAAACTTTCAAAGAATCACTTTGAggcttataaaaataaatatttctcaAAAAATGCTTAATAAGTTACACAAAACTAGCAGCAAAAGTAGAATCTAGAAATCTGTGTGCAAATAGCTAAATTCCCTACTGCTGATCGCCCTGGTCCCAAATAAATCCtggataatatatatatatattgagaACCCTTCCCCTTTTTTGTAAACAAGCTGCGTTTCTCCTGTCTCCTCAAATACACGATATTTGGAAGCTTGAGGACGTGCGCTCAAGACATTCGTATAAAACTCTAAATGTGCAATAAAAGAAGAACTTTGTAAAACGTGATGGGCACAACGTACTCGAGCCTAGACCTAACTCGAGTAGCACCATTCAACTTGAAGTTCTCAATACTGTCAGTGCATCGGTTTGAATTCATTAACTAAAacgtaaacataaaaataagtcAAGGCACAACTCACTTGAGAAGAAACTCTATTGCACTTTTGCGTTAAATGCCATATTTCTCCTCCGATCGAAGGCTTCTTTCCGTTTATGAAAAGAAGCATAAATCTGGCTCATCGGCCATTGGTATAGTTCACATCTAACCAGATGAACGCTGACAGCGTTTGTGTTCGAGAGTTTGGACCCTGTCTAACTGGACTCGCCTAACCCGACAAACTCCCGGATTTGCCGATGCCTCGAAAACAACTCTCGGCTGCTGCTGCCGCCGCCGCCTATGAAAAAGGGAGCCGTGCCCGCCACGCAGCTTGAAAAGAGAGGAcgtttgtattaaaataaagccTGCAACAGTTCGTTCGTCTTCTCTCCTTgaccaaaaaacaaaacactagCATGCGTATTTGACCAAAGCAGCCATGTTTCCAAGGCACAACCGCTTTGGTTCCGTGTGGTCCGTTTGTAGCCATTTAAACTTCATTTTCAGGATGGCAGGCATTTTTTGTTTGctgacatttataaagaaacattttacaaaaaaaactttcacgTGGCCTTTTAAAAAACCACATCTGATTCTCCGAAATGTTTCGAGAACAAAAACTATTTGAACAAAAAATGCTGCCCACTTCTACAGTGGCTAGCATCTGGTTCTTACTAGCTGCCATAACACTGCGTCAAGTCAATTAAAACAAGTGGAGTAAGAAGTTCCAGcattgtgaattttttttaaaacaccaaGTGTTTCCAATAGTTTGTCATGAATATCATAACCGGAATGGCCTTTATCAAGACAACCATATCCCTAAATAGGTGCCTCTCGAGGATAGAGTGAGCAAAACTAAAATAAGTCAGACTTATTTATCATCCCTTGTGACACAGTCGCTTCACAGAGCGGTTCACGTTGAACGCAAAGCATCCGTGTCTTAGTTTTGTGGCTTGTATTGTTGGCTTTGATATCGGTTTGAAATTCAAAATGGATCGCGACTCGTTCCGAGTCCCGTTATCCCAGTATTTGCCAAGGTTTGATAAAGTACAAGCTTTCAAACGCATTTACAGGAAAAAAAATTCAGCTCTTGGCCAAGTTCACTCAATAAAATTAACGAAACTAAATACCTGTCTATATTGAAAAAGGCACAGTACATTCACATACAAATGATCCTCGTTTTTTCCAAACAAAGAAAAACTTTGTAATATATTCTATATCAAATACACAAGTGGGCATTCGTGTTACTCTGCGCCAGATTTAACTGCGCTTACACTTTTTTAGCTCACTTTAGACTGCGGGCAGAGAATCACAGCGTGTAATGTACCGAGTTCATAAAGCTACACAGGGAGTAGAGTCTGGCTATGATAACATGTGGTTTGGCATGGTGACCCTCTTCGAACACATTTAGTTGCCCCACCAGTCAACCTGGGCGTAGCTTCCTCCGTAGTTTCCATAGTTGCCTCCGTAGCTGTCACCGCCAAAACTGCCAAAGCCAcctactaaaaaaaaaaagacaccAAGGTTAGGATCACATTAGAAACAAAAAGCATACTTGTGTCTTTAAAAGAATATGACACGAACTGTCAAAAAGTGAAACTAACCTTTATTGCCTCCGAAACCTCGGCTGGCTACGTGGCCACCAGGGTTGCGAGCGCCACGGTTGCCGAATGCGCTACCACCCCCGGGTATCTGGCGATAATCTCTGGCTCCAAAGCCACCAGAGAACCTGCAGAAGGACACCAGAGAGCAACATATTTAAAgaggcggtttcccagacaggttttagattaatccaggaataggccttaaaggcggggtgcatgatctctgaaagccaaagCTTACATTTGAAAACACGCCCCATCacatagaatctggaccttcttttgatagacccaccagacacatacgcaacccaggcaaggatgtcggttagAAGACGTGCCTCTtaatgctgattggctacaagtgtgttttggtgctCAGCCTgacttccttttccaaagcttttttttttcaaaaatcatgcaccctgcctttaagttATATTAGAACTTACTatcaaaccttacaaaaaaaaaaaacaacactggtgTAAGAAAAAACAAATGGCACTAATACAGGTTAAGATGTTTTAGCTGCGTAACCTTTAACTCTGGAGAACCCACGGGGGcaaatttggccaatgttaatttCTGCGATCCAAAAtcttcttgggttctccagggttaaaaacCTTGCACTgaatatgcattttagtctgggactaggataatcCCAGTcctggaaaccaccccaaaatcTTTCAATCCAACATGGGGGGGGGTCTTCCGTGTATTGATTTTGTACCTCTTTGGGCGTCCGCGGCTGCTGGTGCTCTTGTGCTGGTGCTCATAAGCCAGGTTTTCAAGCCAGGAAGGAACTTCTTGTTTGGCCTCCACCAGGATGTCGAGCAAATCTTTTGTGATGTTACTGTTCTTATCATTGAAGAACGAGGTGGCCAAACCTGACAATAGATCGATCATTTTAACACAGACAAATCTCACCAAATAAAACCATAAGGTATTTATCCGAAAGCTACGGTAAAACTCACCGAGGTTTCCCACGCGTCCTGTACGACCGATACGGTGAACATATTCCTCAATGTCGCTAGGCAAGTCGAAGTTGATCACGTGCTTAACATTGGATATGTCCAGACCTCGTGCAGCCACCTGTAAAAACATCTCGATCAGTAAAAATCATAGAGAAACATCACAGGCTTCCAAAAGAACAGAGGCTTTACACTTACAGCAGTGGCAACCATGATAGGACAGCGTCCAGAACGAAACTGGTTTAGTGCTTCCTCGCGATCGCGCTGAGAGCGGTCACCATGGATACTGGTGCATGCATAACCCTCGCGGTAGAGAAAATCCTCAAGAGCATCTGCTCCCTTTTTGGTTTCCACAAACACCAGCGTGAGAGAGTCCTTGCCTGCACAGACCCAGAAAAGGTTTTAATAACTTAGCAGCCGAAAAACTGACAGTTTAGTTGATTATCAGCATTTACCGTGGACCTCAGGTTCTTTTCCTATTTCAGGTTCTGCTATTAGTGTAAAGAGGATGAGACGGAAAAACACAATACCATTAAAACACCCATCAACATGACTGCAGTCTCCACCTATTAAGTTTTTAAATGGCAGTCTTTGTTACAGAGATACTTCTGTTACCTTCTTTAATATTTGCTTAGATAATGTTGGCATGGTAACTGACTGACTAGActtattatttcaatgcattagTCTCTCGGTACTATGTTGCTATGGATACAGATGAGAGCATCACCAAGGAGGCAGACCTTGGGCTCCCTATGCTTATTACCAGAAGAGAAACGTCTTAACTTATGACCAAATTTGAGTTACGTCAATGTAGAATAAAGCAATAGAAGATTTTGTGCGTGTTAAATTTAGAAAACCATATAGGCAAACTCAGATGTTTGTTGTCACATAATCAAGATTAAACATGATTAGTAATACCTCCGTATTTTCATTTCATTACCCAAATCTTATTTGGAGCAACTTGCATAGACTAACAGTGAAATATGTAACCCTGgaccaaaaaaaaatcataagggTCTATTTTGTGTTTGCTTGggttgttaggataggacaatattgcACCCTTAAATTCCAGATAtctaaataatcaaaatattaagaaaatttgcctttaaaattgtccaaatgaagtcctcagaaacacatattactaatgataaatacatttttaatatacatttatgataaaaagtcttcatggaacatgatctttacttaacaTCCTAATATTTTTTGGCCTTGAAAAGGAAAACAGCACCATTTGtcaatattttaccatgttcttacctcaacttagacaaattaataaatacccattttttttcaatgcgtgcacttaatctttgtacagctcGTCGTGATTGTgctagcatttagcctagccccattcattccttaggaaccaaacagggatgaatttagaagccaccaaacacttccatgttttccctatttaaagactgttacatgagtagttacacgcacaagtatggtggcacaaaataaaacttgtttggagccataggaatgaatggggctaggctaaatgctaacacattcacgaagcgctgtacaaagatttaaaaaaaaaaaaagagcacgcattgaaaagagataggcatgtattaattcatctaagttgaggtaagaacatagtaaaatatagaaaaacagTGGTTTCTTttaaaaagctattttgacccatacaatgtatttttggctactGCTAAAAATACACCCATGCAACCTATGACCTatagttttgtggtccagggtcaaatAAAACCCACACTCATTTACCATACTGATGTTACATTAAAAGCACACAAAGCTTGTCCGATGTCATTATTTCCACAAGCCATCACATCTCCGTGTTCTTACCTGTAGCATTGAGCAGGTCAAGGAGGAATGAGCGCTTGTCATTCTCCTCCACCCAAACGACCTTCTGGGTGATGTTCTCTGAGGTGGAACCCACACGGCCCACAGCCAGGAAAATGTACTCCTCCAAAAAGTCACGagctaaaatctaaaaaataaaaagggaaATTAAGAATGAAAGACGACTTCCTTTATCCATGTTATGCTGGTTTATGTTGCACAAACACACGCATACCTGGATCTCTTTGGGGAAAGTGGCACTGAACATCATGGTCTGGCGAGCTCCTTTAGGAGGCATTGTGTCCTGCTCCACAATACGTCTGATCTGGGGTTCAAAACCCATATCAAGCATTCTGTCTGCCTCATCCAGAACAAGGTATCTAAATAAAATGCAGACATTAGTTAATTTTCCAAAATCAACATTAACACTTTTTTATTGTTAACTAAAGTTTCATTACCCCGATGCGTTTAACCAAATCGGCTTGTTTTTTGCATTTGTGAGATTGTCACCCATCTGTTAAATGTATTATACTACACTTACTTGCAGTGATCCAGGCAGATCTTGCCTCTCTCCATCATGTCTACCAGACGGCCGGGTGTGGCCACCAGAAGGTGACAGCCTCTTTCCAATTCACGAATCTGCTGGCCTATATCAGCACCTCCATAAACCACACACGGGCGCACTCTTGAGCGGTAGGCGAACTGCAGAAGACACGAAATTGGATTTGAAAACTTTTACACGTGAACTTAACTATATTAGTTTATCTTTGGTCATGGCAAGTCTGACGTACCTTTCTAGCCTCATCATAGATCTGAAGAGCAAGCTCTCTTGTTGGAGCCAAGACCAGAGAAATGGGATACTGTTTACGGCGGGCGTACTTCCCGTTCTCCGGCTTAAGGAAGCAAAGAAAAACTTGTTATTTCACAAAAGCGCTTCCCATtaagacacttcaaaacttttCAATAGAGATGTTAAAGTGAGCTATATTGTAAGTGCAGAACCTGGACACTGGCTTTGGAGGCCTGCAGCGCTTCTCCGGGTCCATCAGTGTAGATCTGACTCAGCACAGGAAGTAGGAAGGCTGCAGTCTTTCCCGAGCCTGATTCACAAAAATTAAGCATACTTATGAAAAGCTTTCAAAAATCATTTTCAGCATCAGAAAGCCAGACTTTGCGGTTTATTGTGCCCAAGTACAGTTTAAATAGGCAGGAAGGTGTTCTGCATGACTGACCCGTCTGCGCACAGGCCATCAGGTCCCTCTTGCTCTTAATGATGGGGATTGCATATTTCTGAACAGGGGTAGGGTGCGTGTAGCTGGTCAAGGCGATGTTGCCCATAATGATATCCCCCATATCCACATCATGaaactgtaaaaacaaaaacacagtaAACCAACTGCCAATTTCTTTGGCTGTCTTCCAAGTCTGTAAAAGCGGACCATCAAGCATGAGTCTTACACTCTCAATATGCCCAGGACAGTTTGATCCAGTGGCCTCCACAGGAATGTCATCGTACTTCTCAAAGTTAATCCCCGTGTTGCTCCCAGAGAACAGCTCCCTGATGTGCAAAGGACGAGAGATAGAGAGAACAATGGCTTTATCGCCATGACAGATGGACAGAACACACAGTGAGATTAACAGAGGCGGCCCACTCACTGTTCCATGCGATCATTGGGGGGCAGAGGCTTGGACCAGTCCTCCTCATCTCTGGACTCTTCAACCCAACGACTGTTCCCTCCTGATCCTCCAAAGCCTCCACGTTCATACCTGCCAAAGACACTTGCACATTAAAGCCAATAATCATGAAAACACTGCAATGCTCCATGATGAACTACTTGGGAAAACGCATATCTGTTGCACAAATGTGATCCTGGTCATAAGGGTCaaatttttaaaattgagattgatacatcatctgaaagctgaataagcTTGCTATTGATCCATGTAtaaggataggacaatatttggcggagatacaactattttaaAAACTGGAAACTGTgggtgtaaaaaacacaaaataaagaaaatcaaCTTTAACCATTCTTTAAGACcattctcgtcaattaagagaaaacgcttccctgccaatgacgagtatttccggctttccgcaatacggTTGTTATAGGCACTTcggcaacttataaaacccagaagtatcgCTCTAGGGCAAACAGCTATATGTCCGTTAATGTtctgaggatcgctctgaatctgatttctaacaaaagtccttcacaaaaatagaactctttcagctttttgctcaaaatcatgtgtttttgaagaaacctacccatatttaaaggtattgcggaggattttctatttccgggtggatcatcaagactattggtccacCTAGGTGTCAATCAGGAGtcttgcgcaattgcattttttaaaaaagtggagaaggcggttcttttcttaaattcgagaaaatcctccgctacacctttaagaggtgataaaagagaactatgcatgttctttcatttgacatatggtatgtttatataattaaagaaaaacattttctggaagtcATATTAAAATTTATGAAAAATTCTGGCGctgctggcaacttttttaaaacacaCTGGCGGCAAagttaaagttgtccaaatgaagtcctcaGGAACacattaatgataaatatacttgcagtaggaaatttacaagaggaaatttatttaatatcctaatgattttaaCAAAGTCGTCAATAATTTTGATCTATTTTTAGCTAATGCTACAAATatactagggatgcactgatgccgatactggtatcggcctcgataccacattttctaaagtactcgttaaaagtctcccgatacctggaatcgataccacggtctgagaaatgtctatgtttgagcggcgtgtaaggggttaatgccttgtgttgtccaaagaggcagagtttacaacaaactggaaaactagtcctttgtttttttgttaaattatatgactaaagctgttacctgtaaatttaaaccatgtttttttatta
The genomic region above belongs to Paramisgurnus dabryanus chromosome 15, PD_genome_1.1, whole genome shotgun sequence and contains:
- the ddx3xa gene encoding DEAD-box helicase 3 X-linked a isoform X1, which encodes MSHVVVDGSHGLDQQLAVLDLNPDGAGSGRRYIPPHLRNKEASNSAGNAYSSGRQSGYSVAAVQSYRQVSPKQYPQSWHPEGNHRHRQNYPTGWNDFKIGTQRYASQELSFYHTYTGGWPDRCVSPACTESSVATDGNEDSASVISWADRCDSPGWDGGRSNGFVNGYHDGHINGAANFGRGPPRNDRGGRGSFRGTRNGGSFTQPMHNAGYGGYENKDGGWNSMVNRDAYSSFGGRSDRGKPAFYNDRGSGSRGRYERGGFGGSGGNSRWVEESRDEEDWSKPLPPNDRMEQELFSGSNTGINFEKYDDIPVEATGSNCPGHIESFHDVDMGDIIMGNIALTSYTHPTPVQKYAIPIIKSKRDLMACAQTGSGKTAAFLLPVLSQIYTDGPGEALQASKASVQPENGKYARRKQYPISLVLAPTRELALQIYDEARKFAYRSRVRPCVVYGGADIGQQIRELERGCHLLVATPGRLVDMMERGKICLDHCKYLVLDEADRMLDMGFEPQIRRIVEQDTMPPKGARQTMMFSATFPKEIQILARDFLEEYIFLAVGRVGSTSENITQKVVWVEENDKRSFLLDLLNATAEPEIGKEPEVHGKDSLTLVFVETKKGADALEDFLYREGYACTSIHGDRSQRDREEALNQFRSGRCPIMVATAVAARGLDISNVKHVINFDLPSDIEEYVHRIGRTGRVGNLGLATSFFNDKNSNITKDLLDILVEAKQEVPSWLENLAYEHQHKSTSSRGRPKRFSGGFGARDYRQIPGGGSAFGNRGARNPGGHVASRGFGGNKVGGFGSFGGDSYGGNYGNYGGSYAQVDWWGN
- the ddx3xa gene encoding DEAD-box helicase 3 X-linked a isoform X8; the protein is MSHVVVDGSHGLDQQLAVLDLNPDGAGSGRRYIPPHLRNKEASNSAGNAYSSGRQSGYSVAAVQSYRQVSPKQYPQSWHPEGNHRHRQNYPTGWNDFKIGTQRYASQELSFYHTYTGGWPDRCVSPACTESSVATDGNEDSASVISWADRCDSPGWDGGRSNGFVNGYHDGHINGAANFGRGPPRNDRGGRGSFRGTRNGGSFTQPMHNAGYGGYENKDGGWNSMVNRDAYSSFGGRSDRGKPAFYNDRGSGSRGRYERGGFGGSGGNSRWVEESRDEEDWSKPLPPNDRMEQELFSGSNTGINFEKYDDIPVEATGSNCPGHIESFHDVDMGDIIMGNIALTSYTHPTPVQKYAIPIIKSKRDLMACAQTGSGKTAAFLLPVLSQIYTDGPGEALQASKASVQPENGKYARRKQYPISLVLAPTRELALQIYDEARKFAYRSRVRPCVVYGGADIGQQIRELERGCHLLVATPGRLVDMMERGKICLDHCKYLVLDEADRMLDMGFEPQIRRIVEQDTMPPKGARQTMMFSATFPKEIQILARDFLEEYIFLAVGRVGSTSENITQKVVWVEENDKRSFLLDLLNATGKDSLTLVFVETKKGADALEDFLYREGYACTSIHGDRSQRDREEALNQFRSGRCPIMVATAVAARGLDISNVKHVINFDLPSDIEEYVHRIGRTGRVGNLGLATSFFNDKNSNITKDLLDILVEAKQEVPSWLENLAYEHQHKSTSSRGRPKRFSGGFGARDYRQIPGGGSAFGNRGARNPGGHVASRGFGGNKVGGFGSFGGDSYGGNYGNYGGSYAQVDWWGN